The Aspergillus chevalieri M1 DNA, chromosome 5, nearly complete sequence genome includes a region encoding these proteins:
- the IDE1 gene encoding a-pheromone processing metallopeptidase Ste23 (COG:O;~EggNog:ENOG410PIQE;~InterPro:IPR032632,IPR011765,IPR007863,IPR011249;~MEROPS:MER0001218;~PFAM:PF05193,PF16187,PF00675;~go_function: GO:0046872 - metal ion binding [Evidence IEA]), whose product MSPRSPVPPRLWNIGGRLYIPASRSLLRPSTIDAAASHCSVLPRPPISYRSRLLSSPSAGRFFPQSSCNPFSTRSVTMGPIERLTEHLEKPEVDNRSYRVIRLENKLEALLVHDPDTDKASAACNVNVGNFSDYDDMAGLSHAVEHLLFMGTEKFPQENAYNQYLAAHSGSSNAYTAATETNYFFEVSATSTDDHAHNQSATNGSVNGTTNGTAVEQNGTGKSEGASTSPLYGALDRFAQFFVAPLFLESTLDRELRAVDSENKKNLQSDLWRLMQLNKSLSNPKHPYSHFSTGNLQTLKEEPEKRGLNVRDEFIKHYERHYSANRMKLVVLGRESLDDLEKWVGDFFSDVKNKDLPQNRWDDVQPWLSEHLGIQIFAKPVMDTRSLDFYFPFLDEEFLHESQPSRYISHLVGHEGPGSILAYIKAKGWANGLSAGAMPICPGSAFFTISVKLTKDGLKQHREVAKVIFEYLAMIKEREPEQWIFDEMKDLTEVDFRFRQKSPASRFTSRLSSVMQKPLPREWLLSGSNLRKFDAKLIKEALSTFRADNFRAVIVAQEYPGDWDRKEKWYGTEHKVEKIPEDFMSEIKKALASTPETRTPDLHMPHKNEFVPTRLSVEKKEVSEPAKTPKLIRHDDRVRLWFKKDDRFWVPKAILQITLRNPLVWATPANYVKSRLYCELVRDALNEYSYDAELAGLDYNLSSSMFGLDISIGGYNDKMSVLLEKVLTGMRDLEVKPERFHVVKERLSRAYRNAEYQQPFYQVGDFTRYLTAERTWINEQFAAELEFIEAEEVAAFFQEILQQTHIEVLAHGNLYKEDALRMTDSVEKVLQSRPLPPSQWNVRRNMIIPPGSNYVYERTLKDPANVNHCIEYYLFAGSSMDHVLRAKLLLFAQMTDEPAFDQLRSKEQLGYVVWSGARYSATTIGYRVIIQSERTAKYLESRIDNFLSDFGNKLANMSDQEFEGHKRSVIKKRLETLKNLSSEASRFWTHIGSEYFDFVQNEVDAATVRTLTKLDAIQFYKQYIDPQSVTRAKLAVHLVAQNGTHPEATSVQERKSELVLNLVEQLETAGFAVDPKRLETAFAKVDVSTGDKAQILSTLSAFLLNEMSLSEQQTKPALEQAKRNLGFQLKHLGFEQTNGHNFGDSVETSTGADGIKKRDVQQSVTYITDVPEYKARLAVSAGPHAITDISEFEDFDAKL is encoded by the exons ATGTCACCAAGGTCCCCTGTGCCTCCTCGCCTGTGGAACATCGGAGGTCGTCTGTATATTCCAGCCAGTCGCTCGCTCCTCCGTCCTAGCACTATTGACGCAGCTGCGTCTCATTGTTCTGTTCTGCCACGGCCGCCAATCTCGTATCGGAGCCGTCTATTGTCCAGCCCGTCAGCCGGCCGTTTCTTTCCCCAGTCGTCCTGCAACCCTTTCTCCACACGTTCCGTGACCATGGGGCCAATTGAACGTCTGACAGAACACCTGGAGAAGCCGGAGGTTGACAACAGATCTTACCGGGTGATTCGCTTAGAAAATAAGCTCGAGGCTCTCTTGGTTCATGACCCCGATACAGACAAGGCCAGCGCGGCCTGTAACGTCAATGTAGGGAACTTTTCAGACTATGATGACATGGCGGGGCTTTCCCATGCTGTTGAGCACCTTCTATTtatgggaacagagaaa TTTCCCCAAGAGAATGCCTACAACCAATATCTCGCCGCCCATTCAGGATCATCCAACGCCTACACCGCAGCTACAGAGACAAACTACTTCTTTGAAGTGTCTGCTACATCGACTGACGACCATGCGCACAACCAATCTGCCACTAATGGATCGGTCAACGGGACCACAAATGGCACTGCTGTAGAGCAGAATGGGACTGGAAAGTCTGAAGGAGCTTCCACATCGCCGCTCTACGGAGCCCTCGATCGTTTCGCACAGTTCTTTGTTGCTCCGCTGTTCTTGGAGTCGACTCTCGATCGTGAGTTAAGGGCGGTGGACTcagagaacaagaagaacctTCAGAGTGACCTGTGGCGCTTGATGCAGCTGAACAAGTCTCTGTCCAACCCCAAGCATCCGTACAGCCATTTTTCCACTGGCAACCTGCAGACACTGAAGGAGGAGCCAGAGAAACGTGGTCTCAATGTCCGCGACGAATTCATCAAGCATTATGAGAGACACTACTCAGCCAACCGCATGAAGCTTGTTGTGCTTGGACGGGAATCATTGGACGATCTTGAGAAGTGGGTTGGCGACTTCTTTAGCGACGTGAAGAATAAGGACTTGCCGCAAAATCGATGGGACGATGTACAACCATGGTTATCAGAGCATCTGGGAATCCAAATATTTGCCAAACCCGTCATGGATACTCGGTCATTGGACTTCTATTTCCCGTTCCTAGACGAAGAGTTCCTGCACGAGTCCCAACCAAGCCGCTACATTAGTCATTTGGTTGGCCACGAGGGCCCTGGTAGTATCTTGGCCTATATCAAGGCGAAGGGTTGGGCAAATGGCTTATCCGCCGGTGCCATGCCCATTTGCCCTGGATCTGCTTTCTTCACCATCTCTGTGAAGTTGACCAAGGATGGATTGAAACAACATCGTGAAGTGGCGAAGGTGATCTTCGAGTACCTTGCCATGATCAAGGAACGCGAGCCGGAACAGTGGATCTTTGATGAGATGAAGGATCTCACTGAAGTTGACTTCCGGTTCAGACAAAAATCTCCGGCTAGTCGCTTCACGAGCCGCCTGAGCAGTGTCATGCAGAAGCCTTTGCCTAGGGAGTGGCTGCTGAGTGGCTCGAATTTGAGAAAGTTCGATGCAAAGCTTATCAAAGAGGCCCTTTCAACATTCAGGGCAGACAACTTCCGAGCTGTCATTGTGGCCCAGGAATACCCTGGAGATTGGGACCGTAAGGAGAAGTGGTACGGTACCGAGCACAAGGTTGAGAAGATTCCGGAGGACTTCATGTCAGAGATCAAGAAGGCGCTGGCCAGCACTCCCGAAACCAGGACGCCTGACTTGCACATGCCCCACAAGAACGAGTTTGTTCCGACCCGACTCTCtgtggagaagaaggaggtcTCGGAGCCGGCCAAGACGCCGAAACTTATCCGTCACGATGACCGTGTGCGTCTTTGGTTCAAGAAGGACGACCGCTTCTGGGTTCCCAAAGCCATCCTACAAATCACCCTCAGAAACCCATTGGTTTGGGCGACTCCTGCAAACTATGTGAAATCGCGACTGTATTGTGAACTTGTGAGAGATGCTCTGAACGAGTACTCTTACGATGCAGAGCTTGCCGGCTTGGACTATAACCTTTCTTCCAGCATGTTTGGCTTGGATATCTCGATTGGCGGATACAACGACAAGATGTCAGTACTCTTGGAGAAGGTGTTGACAGGCATGCGTGATCTTGAGGTTAAACCGGAGCGGTTCCATGTCGTCAAGGAACGTTTGTCCCGGGCCTACCGTAACGCAGAGTATCAACAGCCATTCTACCAAGTAGGAGACTTTACCAGATACCTGACGGCAGAGAGGACCTGGATCAACGAACAGTTTGCTGCTGAATTGGAGTTTATCGAGGCTGAGGAGGTTGCGGCATTTTTCCAGGAAATTCTGCAGCAAACCCACATTGAGGTTCTGGCTCACGGTAACCTATACAAGGAGGATGCGCTCCGGATGACAGACTCAGTGGAGAAGGTACTACAGAGCCGGCCCTTGCCTCCGTCTCAATGGAATGTGCGGCGGAATATGATTATTCCACCGGGAAGCAACTACGTCTACGAGCGTACTCTCAAGGACCCCGCGAACGTTAACCACTGCATCGAATATTACTTGTTTGCTGGAAGCAGTATGGACCACGTTCTCCGGGCCAAGCTTCTGCTGTTTGCCCAGATGACCGACGAGCCCGCGTTCGACCAACTTCGGAGCAAAGAACAGCTGGGATATGTTGTCTGGAGCGGCGCTCGTTACTCCGCCACTACCATTGGATACCGGGTCATAATCCAGAGTGAACGCACTGCGAAATATCTGGAGTCTCGTATCGATAACTTCTTGAGCGACTTTGGAAACAAGCTGGCTAATATGTCGGACCAAGAATTCGAGGGCCACAAGCGCAGTGTTATCAAGAAAAGACTCGAGACACTCAAGAACCTGAGCTCCGAGGCCAGCCGGTTCTGGACGCACATTGGCTCAGAGTACTTCGATTTCGTGCAGAATGAGGTCGATGCTGCCACCGTCCGTACACTGACCAAGTTGGACGCCATCCAATTCTACAAGCAATACATTGATCCTCAGTCCGTCACTCGAGCCAAGCTCGCTGTGCACCTGGTTGCACAGAACGGCACTCACCCGGAAGCCACAAGTGTGCAGGAGCGCAAGTCCGAGCTGGTTTTGAACCTTGTTGAGCAGCTGGAAACCGCTGGATTCGCAGTGGACCCGAAGCGTCTGGAGACTGCATTCGCCAAGGTCGATGTTTCGACCGGTGACAAGGCCCAGATCTTGTCCACTCTCAGTGCATTCTTGTTGAATGAGATGAGCCTCTCTGAGCAACAAACGAAGCCGGCCCTCGAACAGGCCAAACGGAACCTGGGCTTCCAGCTGAAGCACTTGGGCTTCGAGCAAACCAATGGACACAATTTTGGGGACTCCGTTGAGACCTCTACTGGAGCCGATGGCATCAAGAAGCGTGACGTCCAACAGAGTGTGACCTACATCACTGATGTACCGGAGTACAAGGCCCGTCTGGCTGTCAGCGCTGGACCTCATGCTATCACTGATATCAGTGAGTTTGAGGATTTTGATGCCAAGCTTTGA
- a CDS encoding lipase family protein (COG:I;~EggNog:ENOG410PKH6;~InterPro:IPR002921,IPR029058,IPR005592;~PFAM:PF03893,PF01764;~SECRETED:SignalP(1-19);~go_process: GO:0006629 - lipid metabolic process [Evidence IEA];~go_process: GO:0016042 - lipid catabolic process [Evidence IEA]) gives MRLLNRLWAMTALAVSTIAAPTPNRALVSRAVSSDILQQLELFAQYSAASYCERNINSAGDKLTCKAGNCAIVQEAETTTLYEFENENDVAGYLAADTTNNLLVLSFRGSRTIDNWIDNIDFIQEDITDVCNDCWAHGGWWDAWQEVADELSGQIKDAVNQYPDYKMVFTGHSLGGALATIAATVLRNEGYTIDLYTYGSPRVGNEALSEYITAQGTLYRVTHTNDVVPKLPPPIGYAHPSPEYWVTSGNYETVTTEDVEAIEGTNSTAGNAGTDGVSVIAHLHYFGNIAGCI, from the exons atgagACTGCTCAATCGACTATGGGCCATGACAGCCCTCGCGGTATCGACAATTGCTGCTCCAACACCGAATCGGGCGTTGGTGTCGAGAG CGGTTTCCTCCGATATCCTGCAACAACTCGAACTCTTCGCACAGTACTCAGCAGCATCCTACTGCGAGAGAAACATCAACTCCGCCGGCGACAAACTAACCTGCAAAGCTGGAAACTGCGCCATCGTGCAAGAAGCCGAAACCACCACGCTTTATGAGTTTGAAAA CGAAAACGACGTCGCCGGCTACCTCGCCGCAGACACAACGAACAACCTCCTTGTCCTGTCCTTCCGCGGCTCTCGCACAATAGATAATTGGATCGATAACATAGATTTCATACAAGAGGACATCACTGATGTCTGCAACGACTGCTGGGCGCACGGCGGGTGGTGGGATGCGTGGCAGGAGGTTGCGGACGAATTGTCTGGGCAGATCAAAGATGCTGTGAACCAGTATCCGGATTATAAAATGGTGTTTACGGGGCATAGTCTGGGTGGTGCGCTGGCGACTATTGCGGCGACTGTGCTCAGAAACGAAGGATATACCATCGACTTG TACACCTATGGCTCCCCGCGCGTCGGCAACGAAGCTCTATCCGAATACATAACCGCCCAAGGAACCCTGTACCGCGTTACACACACCAACGATGTCGTCCCCAAGTTGCCCCCGCCCATAGGGTACGCCCATCCATCACCAGAGTACTGGGTTACGAGCGGTAATTATGAGACGGTGACCACGGAGGATGTTGAGGCTATTGAGGGGACGAATTCGACTGCTGGGAACGCGGGGACAGACGGGGTGAGTGTGATTGCTCATTTGCATTATTTTGGGAACATTGCTGGCTGTATTTGA
- a CDS encoding putative proline racemase (COG:E;~EggNog:ENOG410PV5E;~InterPro:IPR008794;~PFAM:PF05544) produces MDLAQTLKNDTSTQPIRCIDMHTTGEPTRIVYSGFPSLSGTLLEQRDQAIRKYDHVRRRLMLEPRGHDGMYGAIIRPETELVRSGEAHVGVLFIHNEGFSTMCGHATIALGRFLVDTHDLAVFLNGKRWKVMVPVTPDARKSDASRPVTFLSTPAFASAIQLKVPIPSEVRWPELGEKNSICLDVSYGGAFYAIVNADDLGLTNGLKDVDLDVATRCVQKLKPYLESRPEIKSAIQHPEDERLSFLYSVMIVDPNRGYKPDNVAGAETGLCYFAENQIDRSPTGSCVTARMALAYAKGLRPVGQRWAYNSIVSNHFGAGTFSAEIVGKTTIDGPDGSSIESVVVQVEGQAFYTGTSTFLVEDGDAMSSSGFTMNIVT; encoded by the exons ATGGACTTAGCTCAGACACTCAAAAATGACACCAGCACACAACCTATCCGCTGCATCGACATGCACACTACCGGCGAACCAACCCGGATCGTCTACTCGGGCTTCCCATCACTATCGGGAACCCTGCTAGAACAGCGCGACCAAGCAATTCGCAAATACGACCATGTTCGTCGACGATTAATGCTCGAACCGCGCGGCCACGACGGCATGTACGGCGCGATCATCCGGCCGGAGACTGAACTTGTTCGGTCTGGGGAAGCtcatgtcggtgtcttgtTCATTCACAATGAGGGCTTCTCGACGATGTGCGGGCATGCTACTATTGCGCTAGGGAGGTTTTTGGTCGATACGCATGATCTTGCTGTTTTCCTCAACGGGAAGCGCTGGAA GGTGATGGTGCCTGTTACGCCCGACGCAAGGAAGTCTGATGCATCGCGACCAGTGACGTTCTTGTCCACGCCGGCTTTTGCTAGTGCCATTCAGTTGAAGGTACCCATTCCGTCTGAAGTTCGGTGGCCGGAGCTCGGTGAAAAGAACTCTATTTGCTTGGATGTGAGCTATGGCGGAGCATTCTATGCTATTGTCAATGCGGATGATCTGGGACTCACCAACGGTCTGAAGGATGTGGATCTGGATGTTGCGACTCGATGCGTGCAGAAGCTAAAGCCTTATCTTGAGTCAAGGCCTGAAATCAAGTCCGCTATTCAGCACCCCGAAGATGAGCGTCTTTCCTTCCTGTACTCGGTGATGATTGTCGATCCCAACAGGGGTTACAAGCCTGACAACGTGGCCGGCGCAGAGACTGGTCTCTGTTACTTTGCTGAGAACCAGATTGACCGATCTCCCACAGGATCTTGTGTGACGGCGCGAATGGCACTTGCTTATGCGAAGGGGCTTAGACCCGTTGGTCAGCGTTGGGCGTATAACTCTATTGTCTCAAACCATTTCGGAGCGGGTACTTTTAGTGCTGAAATCGTCGGAAAGACTACGATAGATGGACCAGACGGGAGTTCTATTGAATCTGTGGTTGTGCAAGTAGAAGGCCAAGCGTTCTACACGGGGACATCTACATTCCTCGTCGAGGATGGCGATGCGATGTCGTCTAGTGGATTCACGATGAACATTGTAACATAG
- a CDS encoding uncharacterized protein (COG:S;~EggNog:ENOG410PU5C) encodes MGYTHYYPINTNSPEWKAIWPQLIDNVHKIISRSGVHVSGPDEGHDGEEIPPPIVDVNEDTYLNGVGYDGYQPFVIGRKGYPGCTKTVRKPYDVVVTCILLRAYMLAPSACGIGSDGFWIELKAARSLYEGLFGEKPKSRNERSQSIRYIALTVSRAWERF; translated from the exons ATGGG ATACACCCACTACTACCCTATCAATACAAACTCCCCCGAGTGGAAAGCCATCTGGCCCCAACTCATCGACAATGTCCATAAAATCATTTCACGCTCCGGAGTTCATGTATCTGGCCCTGACGAAGGTCATGATGGCGAGGAAATCCCGCCGCCCATCGTCGATGTAAACGAGGATACCTATCTCAATGGGGTCGGTTATGACGGTTATCAGCCATTTGTCATTGGGCGCAAAGGCTATCCTGGATGCACAAAGACTGTGCGCAAGCCATATGATGTAGTGGTGACATGCATTTTATTGCGGGCCTATATGCTGGCACCCTCTGCTTGTGGCATCGG TTCGGATGGATTCTGGATCGAGTTGAAAGCTGCCCGGTCGCTTTACGAGGGTCTTTTTGGTGAAAAGCCTAAGTCGAGGAATGAGCGCTCGCAAAGTATTCGATACATAGCTCTGACTGTGTCTCGGGCTTGGGAGAGGTTTTGA
- the TOP1_4 gene encoding DNA topoisomerase 1 (BUSCO:EOG09260MRU;~COG:L;~EggNog:ENOG410PHNU;~InterPro:IPR013030,IPR001631,IPR013500,IPR025834, IPR036202,IPR011010,IPR008336,IPR013499,IPR014711, IPR014727,IPR013034;~PFAM:PF01028,PF14370,PF02919;~go_component: GO:0005694 - chromosome [Evidence IEA];~go_function: GO:0003677 - DNA binding [Evidence IEA];~go_function: GO:0003917 - DNA topoisomerase type I (single strand cut, ATP-independent) activity [Evidence IEA];~go_process: GO:0006265 - DNA topological change [Evidence IEA]), with amino-acid sequence MKEEMDDCDHPKTYLPRKKRPCLEDSSDDDKPLSKHLYRKRDRNVSPNRADSANDESLQTTITKAVTCEDSDSDVPLLNRNTRSNGNRLYMPISKMKDRIKSEGDSKEGLHVPLLENARKEGNTENDAPGQSPGSQGQEGDTTGNEWWNEPDKHDGTIKWKTLEHNGVLFPPPYAPLPADVKMKYDGIPITLEPEVEEIACFFGEMLDATHYVENPTFRKNFFEDFQKTIKRTSGARNPQGRVLQIETLAKCDFSSIFEYFQMRKAQRKAEPLAQRKEQKAARDALEEPFRLCIWDGQPQKVGNFRIEPPGLFRGRGDHPRNGKVKTRVSPEQVTLNLSKNANVPLPPVGHQWKDIKHDREATWLAMWKGNVNGNYKYVMLAANSNVRGQSDYKKFETSRRLEQHIDRIRHDYQQGLRHELMEIRQLATAMYLIDKLALRAGNEKGEGEADTVGCCSLKYENVTLKPPNTVVLDFLGKDSIRFYDEVGVDRQVFKNFKIFKKFPKKEGDEIFDRLTTSGLNRHLSNYMPGLTAKVFRTFNASFIFSNLLKTIKPEASVTEKVKAYNDANRTVAILCNHKRAITASHSAQIEKLYDREKAIQYELWRRKKMMLSLDPGVREAMGDGYFERDDCLELDWIKEHQISLVEEKRQKIMKKFEADPTRLQQELEIIKQMELDFQEENETGEVQYESKRVSMESTKKRIDRLQKQLEATRAQAENKESNKEVALGTSKMNYIDPRLSVVFSKKFNVPINKLFSKGLQEKFDWAIKSVDESWEF; translated from the exons ATGAAAGAAGAGATGGACGACTGTGACCACCCAAAGACATATCTACCACGCAAGAAGAGGCCTTGCCTGGAGGACAGCAGTGATGATGACAAGCCTTTG TCGAAACATCTATATCGAAAACGAGATCGAAATGTCAGTCCCAATCGAGCGGATTCGGCCAACGACGAAAGCCTGCAGACTACAATCACGAAAGCCGTCACATGCGAAGACTCAGACTCTGATGTGCCCCTTCTGAATCGAAATACTCGGAGTAATGGAAATCGTTTATATATGCCAATATCCAAAATGAAAGACCGCATAAAGTCTGAAGGTGATTCGAAAGAAGGTCTACACGTTCCGCTGCTCGAAAATGCACGAAAGGAAGGGAACACCGAGAATGACGCACCAGGCCAAAGCCCAGGCAGCCAGGGACAGGAAGGCGATACAACAGGAAACGAATGGTGGAACGAGCCTGACAAACATGACGGCACAATCAAATGGAAAACGCTCGAGCATAATGGCGTGCTATTCCCACCTCCATATGCCCCCTTACCAGCCGATGTAAAAATGAAGTACGATGGAATCCCTATCACGCTCGAGCCGGAAGTCGAAGAAATCGCATGCTTCTTTGGAGAAATGTTGGATGCCACACACTATGTCGAAAACCCTACGTTCCGAAAGAATTTTTTCGAAGATTTCCAGAAGACTATCAAAAGAACTTCAGGTGCCCGGAATCCGCAGGGAAGGGTTCTACAGATTGAGACTTTGGCCAAGTGTGACTTCTCTTCTATATTCGAGTACTTTCAGATGAGAAAAGCTCAAAGAAAAGCTGAGCCACTGGCTCAGAGAAAAGAGCAAAAGGCCGCCAGAGATGCATTGGAGGAACCGTTTAGACTTTGCATTTGGGATGGCCAACCGCAGAAAGTAGGAAACTTTCGAATTGAGCCACCTGGGCTCTTTCGGGGCCGCGGAGACCATCCAAGGAACGGGAAGGTCAAGACCAGGGTTTCTCCAGAGCAAGTCACACTCAATCTCAGCAAGAATGCCAATGTGCCCCTGCCTCCTGTCGGACATCAGTGGAAGGATATCAAACATGACCGAGAGGCGACATGGCTAGCCATGTGGAAGGGAAATGTGAACGGTAATTACAAATATGTCATGCTAGCGGCCAATTCAAACGTTCGCGGCCAGAGTGACTACAAGAAATTTGAGACTTCTCGCCGGCTAGAGCAGCATATCGATCGCATACGGCATGATTATCAGCAGGGTCTCCGGCATGAGCTCATGGAAATACGCCAGTTAGCGACTGCCATGTATCTCATTGACAAGCTTGCATTGCGAGCTGGTAATGAGAAAGGGGAAGGCGAGGCAGATACTGTCGGCTGTTGCTCCTTGAAATACGAGAATGTCACTCTGAAACCGCCAAATACCGTCGTACTTGATTTTCTGGGAAAAGACAGTATCCGATTCTATGACGAGGTTGGAGTAGATCGACAGGTATTTAAAAACTTCAAGATCTTCAAGAAATTCCccaagaaggaaggggaTGAGATCTTCGATCGGTTGACG ACATCTGGACTAAATAGACACCTTTCCAATTATATGCCCGGTCTAACCGCCAAAGTCTTTCGTACTTTCAATGCTTCGTTCATTTTCTCGAACCTGCTGAAGACAATAAAGCCCGAAGCTTCCGTTACCGAAAAGGTCAAAGCATATAACGATGCAAACAGAACCGTTGCTATCCTATGCAACCACAAGCGGGCCATTACCGCCAGCCATTCGGCACAGATAGAAAAGCTTTATGATCGA GAAAAAGCAATACAATACGAGCTTTGGCGTCGCAAGAAAATGATGCTTAGCCTGGACCCTGGGGTTCGGGAGGCAATGGGAGATGGTTATTTCGAGCGTGATGACTGTCTGGAGCTCGACTGGATCAAAGAACATCAGATCTCGTTGGTAGAGGAAAAGCGCCAAAAGATCATGAAGAAATTTGAAGCAGACCCAACAAGACTGCAACAAGAACTCGAAATTATCAAGCAGATGGAACTGGACTTTCAAGAGGAGAATGAAACCGGAGAGGTTCAATACGAAAGCAAGCGTGTCTCCATGGAAAGCACCAAAAAGAGAATTGACAGGCTCCAAAAGCAACTAGAAGCAACAAGAGCCCAAGCTGAAAACAAGGAAAGCAACAAGGAAGTCGCTCTTGGTACATCGAAGATG AATTATATCGATCCACGACTCTCAGTAGTGTTCTCGAAAAAATTCAATGTGCCAATAAATAAACTATTTTCGAAGGGCTTACAGGAGAAGTTTGACTGGGCTATTAAATCGGTTGATGAGTCGTGGGAATTCTAG
- a CDS encoding uncharacterized protein (COG:S;~EggNog:ENOG410PSKI;~InterPro:IPR029058) has protein sequence MGDGLVEFFTEMNINWWAVNKETKTLFPDDPIYRFYFGLPAAEALKRAAALVPHALRSMGVPAASAAWLEVPSTYLICTEDNALTLEFQREIMKRAQAEGANMRTVEMKTGHSPWLVDVGVFVGHLLDAVNTGI, from the exons atgggagacgGCTTGGTAGAGTTTTTCACTGAGATGAATATTAACTGGTGGGCTGTGAAT AAGGAAACAAAAACCCTATTCCCAGATGACCCAATTTACCGCTTCTATTTTGGTCTTCCCGCAGCCGAAGCGCTGAAACGGGCTGCTGCGCTGGTGCCGCATGCGCTGCGCAGTATGGGTGTACCAGCGGCAAGCGCTGCGTGGCTCGAGGTCCCCTCGACTTATCTGATCTGTACGGAGGACAATGCACTTACGTTGGAGTTCCAGCGGGAAATAATGAAGCGTGCGCAAGCGGAGGGCGCGAATATGAGAACGGTGGAGATGAAGACGGGGCATAGTCCTTGGTTGGTTGATGTGGGAGTATTTGTTGGGCATTTGTTGGATGCAGTTAACACGGGCATTTGA
- a CDS encoding cleavage and polyadenylation specificity factor subunit 5 (COG:A;~EggNog:ENOG410PKIN;~InterPro:IPR016706;~PFAM:PF13869;~go_component: GO:0005849 - mRNA cleavage factor complex [Evidence IEA];~go_function: GO:0003729 - mRNA binding [Evidence IEA];~go_process: GO:0006378 - mRNA polyadenylation [Evidence IEA]), translating into MSTTTATAMRSSRPPTLPKDFSAQQPQTIRLYPLSNYTFGTKETQPEEDPSVLARLKRLEEHYDQYGMRRTCEGVLVCHEHNHPHVLMLQIANAFFKLPGDYLHYEDDEVDGFKKRLNERLAPVGSQFSGEGVNEDWEIGDTLAQWWRPNFETFMYPFLPGHVTRPKECKKLYFIQLPKKKVLSVPKNMKLLAVPLFELYDNTGRYGPQLSAIPHLLSRYNFEFVDENDNVVAATPGTPLPEGQIPKTKVLAGQDEGMADYTEENGGLNIQG; encoded by the exons ATGTCAACCACCACAGCCACAGCCATGCGAAGCTCTCGCCC ACCAACTCTTCCCAAAGACTTCTCCGCCCAGCAACCGCAAACCATCCGTCTATACCCCCTTTCCAACTACACATTCGGCACCAAGGAAACGCAACCAGAAGAAGACCCGTCGGTACTGGCACGCCTAAAGCGTCTCGAGGAACACTACGATCAGTATGGTATGAGACGGACATGTGAGGGTGTTCTCGTGTGTCATGAGCATAACCATCCGCATGTGTTGATGTTGCAGATTGCGAATGCGTTTTTTAAGCT ACCAGGGGATTACCTACACTACGAAGACGACGAAGTCGACGGCTTCAAGAAACGGCTAAACGAGCGTCTCGCACCGGTCGGATCGCAATTCTCAGGCGAGGGCGTGAACGAGGACTGGGAGATTGGAGATACGCTTGCGCAATGGTGGAGGCCGAACTTTGAGACGTTTATGTATCCTTTTCTGCCGGGACATGTGACGAGGCCTAAGGAGTGCAAGAAGTTGTATTTCATTCAGTTGCCGAAGAAGA AGGTCCTCTCCGTCCCCAAGAACATGAAACTCCTCGCCGTGCCGCTGTTCGAGCTGTACGACAACACGGGCCGATATGGTCCCCAACTCTCCGCCATCCCGCACTTACTCTCGCGGTACAACTTTGAGTTCGTCGATGAGAATGATAACGTCGTTGCTGCTACCCCGGGGACGCCGTTGCCTGAGGGCCAAATCCCGAAGACCAAGGTCCTTGCGGGCCAGGATGAAGGGATGGCCGATTATACCGAGGAGAATGGTGGACTAAACATCCAGGGTTGA